The Pungitius pungitius chromosome 8, fPunPun2.1, whole genome shotgun sequence genome has a window encoding:
- the kbtbd8 gene encoding kelch repeat and BTB domain-containing protein 8 isoform X2: MAASGEVGKLLQVQNGTPPSTNYNGVDAVHACNILQQLKALYDEAQLTDIVVEVDHGVTFSCHRNVLAAISPYFRSMFTSGLTESSQREVRIVGVESESMNLVLDYAYTSRVMLSESNVQALFTAASIFQIPALQDQCAQFMISRLDPQNCIGVYMFADAYEHQELRERSQDYIRKKFLCVSWEQEFLQMTKEQLVSILNNDDLNVEKEEHVYESIVRWLEHDLSGREAHLPEVFSQCIRLPLLEEAFLNRIPPPFACALSLSKDPAEAKARLSGTNGCPQRLGMTASEMVICFDAAHKHSGKKQTVPCLDTATGRVFKLCKPPNDLREVGILVSSENDIFIAGGYRPSNSEVSIDHRAESDFWQYEHAGNRWLPRAPLLRARIGCRLVHCCGKLYALGGRVYEGDGRNALKSLECYDARDNCWTAVSPMPAAMEFHSAVEYRDRIYVLQGEYFFCFDPRKDYWSHLPPMSVPRSQGLAALHKNCIYYIAGICRNHQRTFTVEVYDIEKNTWCRKRDLPFDQATSPYIKAMLLQGKLHLFVRATQVMVEEHVFRTSRKNSLYQYDDEADLWTKVYETPDRLWDLGRHFECVVAKLYPQCLQKVL; the protein is encoded by the exons ATGGCTGCCAGTGGAG AGGTGGGGAAGCTGTTACAAGTACAAAATGGGACACCTCCAAGCACCAACTACAACGGGGTAGATGCTGTTCATGCCTGTAACATCCTTCAGCAGCTCAAAGCCTTGTACGATGAAGCACAGCTCACGGACATCGTTGTAGAAGTGGACCATGGCGTGACTTTCTCATGTCACCGAAATGTCCTTGCCGCAATCAGCCCGTATTTTAG GTCCATGTTCACCAGTGGCCTTACAGAGAGCAGTCAGCGTGAGGTCCGAATTGTTGGGGTGGAATCTGAATCCATGAACCTCGTCTTAGACTATGCCTACACATCCAGGGTCATGCTCTCTGAGTCCAATGTCCAGGCCCTTTTCACTGCAGCCAGCATTTTCCAGATTCCTGCCTTGCAGGATCAGTGTGCCCAGTTCATGATCAGCAGACTTGACCCGCAGAACTGTATTGGGGTCTACATGTTTGCCGATGCCTATGAACATCAGGAGCTCAGGGAACGCTCACAGGACTACATACGCAAGAAG ttctTGTGTGTGTCATGGGAGCAAGAGTTCCTCCAGATGACCAAGGAGCAGTTGGTCAGCATTTTGAACAATGATGACCTCAACGTGGAGAAAGAAGAGCACGTCTATGAGAGCATAGTCCGCTGGCTTGAGCATGACCTGTCTGGCCGTGAGGCTCACCTACCTGAGGTTTTTTCCCAGTGCATCCGTCTGCCCCTGCTGGAAGAGGCCTTCCTCAATCGGATCCCTCCCCCCTTTGCTTGTGCCCTCTCCCTGTCTAAGGACCCTGCTGAGGCCAAAGCCCGCCTCTCTGGCACCAATGGTTGCCCCCAGCGCCTGGGAATGACTGCGTCGGAGATGGTCATCTGCTTCGATGCCGCTCACAAACACTCAGGGAAGAAGCAGACGGTGCCTTGCCTGGACACCGCCACGGGAAGGGTGTTCAAGCTCTGCAAACCGCCCAACGATCTCCGGGAGGTTGGTATCCTAGTGTCCTCGGAGAACGACATCTTCATTGCTGGAGGTTACAGACCGAGCAACAGCGAAGTGTCCATAGACCACCGGGCCGAGAGCGACTTCTGGCAGTACGAACACGCCGGCAACCGGTGGTTGCCACGCGCGCCTCTGCTGAGAGCGAGGATAGGCTGCAGGCTTGTGCACTGCTGTGGGAAGCTTTATGCACTGGGAGGCCGAGTATATGAAGGGGATGGGCGCAATGCACTGAAGTCACTGGAGTGCTACGATGCCAGGGACAACTGTTGGACAGCGGTGAGTCCCATGCCAGCGGCCATGGAGTTTCATAGCGCCGTGGAGTACAGGGACCGCATCTATGTCCTCCAAG GTGAATATTTCTTCTGCTTCGACCCCCGTAAGGACTACTGGAGTCATCTCCCCCCGATGAGTGTCCCGCGTAGCCAGGGTTTGGCTGCCTTGCATAAAAACTGCATCTACTACATCGCCGGCATCTGCAGGAACCACCAGCGCACCTTCACCGTGGAGGTTTACGACATTGAGAAGAACACATGGTGTCGCAAGAGAGATCTGCCCTTTGACCAAGCCACGAGCCCCTACATAAAGGCCATGCTGCTGCAAGGCAAGCTGCACCTGTTTGTGCGAGCCACGCAGGTAATGGTGGAGGAGCACGTGTTTCGCACCAGCCGAAAGAACTCCCTGTACCAGTACGACGACGAGGCGGACCTATGGACCAAAGTCTACGAGACGCCTGACCGCCTCTGGGATTTGGGTCGCCATTTTGAATGTGTGGTGGCCAAACTTTACCCACAATGTCTGCAGAAAGTGCTTTGA
- the kbtbd8 gene encoding kelch repeat and BTB domain-containing protein 8 isoform X3, translating into MFTSGLTESSQREVRIVGVESESMNLVLDYAYTSRVMLSESNVQALFTAASIFQIPALQDQCAQFMISRLDPQNCIGVYMFADAYEHQELRERSQDYIRKKFLCVSWEQEFLQMTKEQLVSILNNDDLNVEKEEHVYESIVRWLEHDLSGREAHLPEVFSQCIRLPLLEEAFLNRIPPPFACALSLSKDPAEAKARLSGTNGCPQRLGMTASEMVICFDAAHKHSGKKQTVPCLDTATGRVFKLCKPPNDLREVGILVSSENDIFIAGGYRPSNSEVSIDHRAESDFWQYEHAGNRWLPRAPLLRARIGCRLVHCCGKLYALGGRVYEGDGRNALKSLECYDARDNCWTAVSPMPAAMEFHSAVEYRDRIYVLQGEYFFCFDPRKDYWSHLPPMSVPRSQGLAALHKNCIYYIAGICRNHQRTFTVEVYDIEKNTWCRKRDLPFDQATSPYIKAMLLQGKLHLFVRATQVMVEEHVFRTSRKNSLYQYDDEADLWTKVYETPDRLWDLGRHFECVVAKLYPQCLQKVL; encoded by the exons ATGTTCACCAGTGGCCTTACAGAGAGCAGTCAGCGTGAGGTCCGAATTGTTGGGGTGGAATCTGAATCCATGAACCTCGTCTTAGACTATGCCTACACATCCAGGGTCATGCTCTCTGAGTCCAATGTCCAGGCCCTTTTCACTGCAGCCAGCATTTTCCAGATTCCTGCCTTGCAGGATCAGTGTGCCCAGTTCATGATCAGCAGACTTGACCCGCAGAACTGTATTGGGGTCTACATGTTTGCCGATGCCTATGAACATCAGGAGCTCAGGGAACGCTCACAGGACTACATACGCAAGAAG ttctTGTGTGTGTCATGGGAGCAAGAGTTCCTCCAGATGACCAAGGAGCAGTTGGTCAGCATTTTGAACAATGATGACCTCAACGTGGAGAAAGAAGAGCACGTCTATGAGAGCATAGTCCGCTGGCTTGAGCATGACCTGTCTGGCCGTGAGGCTCACCTACCTGAGGTTTTTTCCCAGTGCATCCGTCTGCCCCTGCTGGAAGAGGCCTTCCTCAATCGGATCCCTCCCCCCTTTGCTTGTGCCCTCTCCCTGTCTAAGGACCCTGCTGAGGCCAAAGCCCGCCTCTCTGGCACCAATGGTTGCCCCCAGCGCCTGGGAATGACTGCGTCGGAGATGGTCATCTGCTTCGATGCCGCTCACAAACACTCAGGGAAGAAGCAGACGGTGCCTTGCCTGGACACCGCCACGGGAAGGGTGTTCAAGCTCTGCAAACCGCCCAACGATCTCCGGGAGGTTGGTATCCTAGTGTCCTCGGAGAACGACATCTTCATTGCTGGAGGTTACAGACCGAGCAACAGCGAAGTGTCCATAGACCACCGGGCCGAGAGCGACTTCTGGCAGTACGAACACGCCGGCAACCGGTGGTTGCCACGCGCGCCTCTGCTGAGAGCGAGGATAGGCTGCAGGCTTGTGCACTGCTGTGGGAAGCTTTATGCACTGGGAGGCCGAGTATATGAAGGGGATGGGCGCAATGCACTGAAGTCACTGGAGTGCTACGATGCCAGGGACAACTGTTGGACAGCGGTGAGTCCCATGCCAGCGGCCATGGAGTTTCATAGCGCCGTGGAGTACAGGGACCGCATCTATGTCCTCCAAG GTGAATATTTCTTCTGCTTCGACCCCCGTAAGGACTACTGGAGTCATCTCCCCCCGATGAGTGTCCCGCGTAGCCAGGGTTTGGCTGCCTTGCATAAAAACTGCATCTACTACATCGCCGGCATCTGCAGGAACCACCAGCGCACCTTCACCGTGGAGGTTTACGACATTGAGAAGAACACATGGTGTCGCAAGAGAGATCTGCCCTTTGACCAAGCCACGAGCCCCTACATAAAGGCCATGCTGCTGCAAGGCAAGCTGCACCTGTTTGTGCGAGCCACGCAGGTAATGGTGGAGGAGCACGTGTTTCGCACCAGCCGAAAGAACTCCCTGTACCAGTACGACGACGAGGCGGACCTATGGACCAAAGTCTACGAGACGCCTGACCGCCTCTGGGATTTGGGTCGCCATTTTGAATGTGTGGTGGCCAAACTTTACCCACAATGTCTGCAGAAAGTGCTTTGA
- the kbtbd8 gene encoding kelch repeat and BTB domain-containing protein 8 isoform X1, with the protein MFFSLFACSEVGKLLQVQNGTPPSTNYNGVDAVHACNILQQLKALYDEAQLTDIVVEVDHGVTFSCHRNVLAAISPYFRSMFTSGLTESSQREVRIVGVESESMNLVLDYAYTSRVMLSESNVQALFTAASIFQIPALQDQCAQFMISRLDPQNCIGVYMFADAYEHQELRERSQDYIRKKFLCVSWEQEFLQMTKEQLVSILNNDDLNVEKEEHVYESIVRWLEHDLSGREAHLPEVFSQCIRLPLLEEAFLNRIPPPFACALSLSKDPAEAKARLSGTNGCPQRLGMTASEMVICFDAAHKHSGKKQTVPCLDTATGRVFKLCKPPNDLREVGILVSSENDIFIAGGYRPSNSEVSIDHRAESDFWQYEHAGNRWLPRAPLLRARIGCRLVHCCGKLYALGGRVYEGDGRNALKSLECYDARDNCWTAVSPMPAAMEFHSAVEYRDRIYVLQGEYFFCFDPRKDYWSHLPPMSVPRSQGLAALHKNCIYYIAGICRNHQRTFTVEVYDIEKNTWCRKRDLPFDQATSPYIKAMLLQGKLHLFVRATQVMVEEHVFRTSRKNSLYQYDDEADLWTKVYETPDRLWDLGRHFECVVAKLYPQCLQKVL; encoded by the exons atgtttttctctctctttgcttgTTCAGAGGTGGGGAAGCTGTTACAAGTACAAAATGGGACACCTCCAAGCACCAACTACAACGGGGTAGATGCTGTTCATGCCTGTAACATCCTTCAGCAGCTCAAAGCCTTGTACGATGAAGCACAGCTCACGGACATCGTTGTAGAAGTGGACCATGGCGTGACTTTCTCATGTCACCGAAATGTCCTTGCCGCAATCAGCCCGTATTTTAG GTCCATGTTCACCAGTGGCCTTACAGAGAGCAGTCAGCGTGAGGTCCGAATTGTTGGGGTGGAATCTGAATCCATGAACCTCGTCTTAGACTATGCCTACACATCCAGGGTCATGCTCTCTGAGTCCAATGTCCAGGCCCTTTTCACTGCAGCCAGCATTTTCCAGATTCCTGCCTTGCAGGATCAGTGTGCCCAGTTCATGATCAGCAGACTTGACCCGCAGAACTGTATTGGGGTCTACATGTTTGCCGATGCCTATGAACATCAGGAGCTCAGGGAACGCTCACAGGACTACATACGCAAGAAG ttctTGTGTGTGTCATGGGAGCAAGAGTTCCTCCAGATGACCAAGGAGCAGTTGGTCAGCATTTTGAACAATGATGACCTCAACGTGGAGAAAGAAGAGCACGTCTATGAGAGCATAGTCCGCTGGCTTGAGCATGACCTGTCTGGCCGTGAGGCTCACCTACCTGAGGTTTTTTCCCAGTGCATCCGTCTGCCCCTGCTGGAAGAGGCCTTCCTCAATCGGATCCCTCCCCCCTTTGCTTGTGCCCTCTCCCTGTCTAAGGACCCTGCTGAGGCCAAAGCCCGCCTCTCTGGCACCAATGGTTGCCCCCAGCGCCTGGGAATGACTGCGTCGGAGATGGTCATCTGCTTCGATGCCGCTCACAAACACTCAGGGAAGAAGCAGACGGTGCCTTGCCTGGACACCGCCACGGGAAGGGTGTTCAAGCTCTGCAAACCGCCCAACGATCTCCGGGAGGTTGGTATCCTAGTGTCCTCGGAGAACGACATCTTCATTGCTGGAGGTTACAGACCGAGCAACAGCGAAGTGTCCATAGACCACCGGGCCGAGAGCGACTTCTGGCAGTACGAACACGCCGGCAACCGGTGGTTGCCACGCGCGCCTCTGCTGAGAGCGAGGATAGGCTGCAGGCTTGTGCACTGCTGTGGGAAGCTTTATGCACTGGGAGGCCGAGTATATGAAGGGGATGGGCGCAATGCACTGAAGTCACTGGAGTGCTACGATGCCAGGGACAACTGTTGGACAGCGGTGAGTCCCATGCCAGCGGCCATGGAGTTTCATAGCGCCGTGGAGTACAGGGACCGCATCTATGTCCTCCAAG GTGAATATTTCTTCTGCTTCGACCCCCGTAAGGACTACTGGAGTCATCTCCCCCCGATGAGTGTCCCGCGTAGCCAGGGTTTGGCTGCCTTGCATAAAAACTGCATCTACTACATCGCCGGCATCTGCAGGAACCACCAGCGCACCTTCACCGTGGAGGTTTACGACATTGAGAAGAACACATGGTGTCGCAAGAGAGATCTGCCCTTTGACCAAGCCACGAGCCCCTACATAAAGGCCATGCTGCTGCAAGGCAAGCTGCACCTGTTTGTGCGAGCCACGCAGGTAATGGTGGAGGAGCACGTGTTTCGCACCAGCCGAAAGAACTCCCTGTACCAGTACGACGACGAGGCGGACCTATGGACCAAAGTCTACGAGACGCCTGACCGCCTCTGGGATTTGGGTCGCCATTTTGAATGTGTGGTGGCCAAACTTTACCCACAATGTCTGCAGAAAGTGCTTTGA
- the LOC119229814 gene encoding monocarboxylate transporter 2-like isoform X2, translating to MPPALANGLGYKPLDGGWGWMVVVGAHISIGFAYSTPKVLSIFFKEIQQNLEASSSEIAWISSIMLAVMYAGGPVSSLLVNRFGSRPIVMLGGLLCGVSMVAASFGNSIVYLYLCIGVIGGCGLSLNLNASLTIISKYFLVKRPLANGLAMAGSPVFLCILAPVNQFLLQMFGWRGSLLILGGLMLNCCVAGALMRPVARPPKRPTSAPPLNEAKEPPKTCNTRPKMGCVNNGKKFLDFTFFKDRGFVIYLIGNVLFIFGAYAPIVFLSAYAIDQGVEEYSAAYLLSITGFVDMFVRPATGLIASSKWIRPRIQYFFSFAMVFNGTCHLLCPLVKSYAFLVTYAVFFGVGFGMVFALIFECLMDLMGNQRFPSAVGLVTIIECFPMLLGPPTAEGTILMSPPTIPLVTAPPPPPTTPQTSGSIQLGGSEVSTCN from the exons ATGCCCCCTGCTCTGGCCAATGGCTTGGGCTACAAACCCCTGGATGGTGGTTGGGGATGGATGGTGGTGGTTGGGGCCCACATTTCTATTGGATTTGCGTACTCCACGCCCAAAGTCCTCTCCATTTTCTTCAAAGAGATCCAACAAAATCTAGAGGCCAGCTCCAGTGAAATAGCATGGATCTCTTCCATCATGCTGGCTGTCATGTATGCAGGAG GACCGGTGAGCAGTTTGTTGGTCAATCGCTTTGGAAGCCGGCCAATTGTCATGCTGGGGGGACTGCTATGTGGAGTCTCTATGGTAGCCGCTTCCTTTGGGAACTCCATCGTTTACCTCTACCTTTGCATCGGCGTGATAGGAG GCTGTGGACTCTCCTTAAACCTCAACGCATCCCTCACCATCATCAGCAAGTATTTCCTGGTCAAGCGTCCTTTAGCCAACGGACTGGCCATGGCTGGGAGTCCCGTGTTTCTCTGCATCCTGGCACCCGTCAACCAATTTTTATTGCAGATGTTTGGCTGGAGAGGAAGTCTCCTCATCCTCGGGGGCCTGATGTTAAACTGTTGCGTCGCCGGGGCCTTGATGAGACCCGTCGCTCGGCCTCCAAAGCGCCCCACGTCCGCACCACCGCTGAACGAAGCTAAGGAACCGCCCAAAACCTGCAACACGAGGCCAAAAATGGGCTGTGTGAACAACGGCAAGAAGTTCTTGGATTTCACCTTTTTCAAGGACCGAGGCTTCGTCATCTACCTCATTGGGAACGTCCTGTTCATCTTCGGCGCCTACGCGCCCATCGTGTTCCTGTCGGCCTACGCCATTGACCAAGGCGTGGAGGAGTACTCGGCAGCCTACCTGCTCTCCATCACGGGCTTTGTCGACATGTTTGTTCGGCCCGCCACCGGCCTGATAGCCAGCAGCAAGTGGATCAGACCCAGGATCCAGTATTTCTTCAGCTTCGCCATGGTTTTCAACGGCACGTGCCACTTGCTGTGCCCGCTGGTCAAGAGCTACGCCTTCCTGGTGACCTACGCGGTGTTTTTCGGCGTGGGCTTCGGGATGGTTTTTGCCCTGATATTTGAATGTCTGATGGACCTGATGGGAAATCAACGCTTCCCCAGTGCCGTGGGACTGGTGACCATCATCGAGTGCTTCCCCATGCTACTGGGACCACCCACCGCAG